One region of Chryseobacterium muglaense genomic DNA includes:
- a CDS encoding PKD domain-containing protein, translating to MRKIILFFLLFCAFIANAQSPLSRFNVVVSGNNTLTFSDSSTGSPTNFAWEFVGGNPATSTSSNPVVTYATQGSYTAKLTVSNSSGSSVSTRTVKITTGNIIDLSTGRNNDGTLMPEIGAVDSDWTYTNPSGLTSTPVTRHANVSGWSSASTGGVAGITRWITGNNVMYGDHYYASKEFEIPEGVTTAVLNLRTLSFVRSWTYLVKKNTNGTESETLITNTVWQNDGAKGWLNSRNPEVINYPLAAGKYFIKVKVFTNNSDQRQATDTNANVNFGNAITISPIAEFSATPNSAFVGNNVQFTNMSQGTPASLLWKFEDGANILTSTNNNPVVAFSTVGSHYAELNADYGNSLLSSLRINNYIQTVTQDTPVVAVTQPSCSVPSGTITVTSPTSGVTYSFDNGVTFQSSNILSGLSSGTYSVRVKNSGGVISQSTNAVIDPVLNAPANPVLSITQPSCAVTTGTITVTSPSAGVEYSFDGGVNFQTSNTKTGVSTGNYTIVVRNSAGCTSSLNAVINTTDCRDWTKAPNSYVFDPSQNNDGLYIPVKKAYEMWRKDAFLSTSVLPNGSVTADVLWEDEHGLIKSGTNYNLELVDSGDNAKIKVPVNKSKKGNAVVAFRINGEVFWSWHVWVTDDPSNGSTYKSYTGVRREKSDGTLEVIPDAEWGWMDRNLGAISNSNTSGEWNKNGGLLYQWGRKDPIPSLVDRGNDFYEVSGSIGRVRHRQAKNFDNAQNFDNLRQFVPVSNATVDNNIKLSVKNPLSLIYVNKDDNSGPAYYNNNANLMINWFGKTATLPDSRLTELNLWSDNSKGKVAANYNFYSANTPYRNKSSFDPCPNGWRIPSMLVSNLASGSYVDDIRVDYSPFGVRTTLGKNAFESNGYNIIKPNDNNVAAFMTGFKLYPNIGFDLSNAGGFDMGVFPGTGGIAINAQGGQYADQHHIGLWTATMSRHFDATPAVGARALFMVPDKGQPDIPDSGNPTIKGRYWYEPLAVGKTSDANGCRCIKDPLYAVNDYNFPTEYIASNSEYTVGLDNPNTYQVVKAAVAFVVEIPVSKAFSVQSQLLNNPDILNASNFNALKVNVLWATNTNLINAVNVINPSPGSLADLVNSKIVVNVNPNQSGNAVVTLHNGSITNPVYWSWHIWVTDTAIGSNVYATEIPNATATNYVNYVPKGDVLKTEFMDRNLGAIDAFPSVVNPLTPTAEEYAKIKVSTGLQYQWGRKDPIPSFQYADRSSYDIFLGNANSNGAIAYTTLNATTYNNMSGSYIVPYNTYTNTSNANILANDKVNDKVAKVLSYSVKNPLVYMIPSSFAPRNNAIPNYTNGTDWLLDEPNVANDRWGRGGKKSPFDPCPEGWRIPDLTGVAIVSNKDFGMSPWYKKDKMVATSYNLVTDYLGTQVKNSANSSIGFMFNNPAYTVGNYPNAPARGIRSVTANQTPVGTYGVNSFEYSGVWTAAMNSNYIGRPINILFDAASSANRFIAFHDNNDPYFGMSCRCVKVNYNQDGSEEGPIPAIPVTPGAAMKASNVFSKSEISEKVKENKIVLFPNPVKDVLYIKATESKDYYYQIYNASGQLVKSGKFENTQTSVSSLVQGVYLVRINNSEALVKIIKK from the coding sequence ATGAGAAAAATAATTTTATTTTTTCTTTTATTTTGCGCATTTATAGCTAATGCGCAATCTCCATTGTCTAGGTTCAATGTTGTTGTTTCTGGAAATAACACATTAACTTTTTCAGACTCAAGTACAGGAAGTCCCACTAATTTTGCATGGGAATTTGTCGGCGGAAATCCCGCCACATCTACAAGCTCTAATCCTGTTGTGACATATGCAACACAAGGAAGCTACACTGCAAAGCTTACAGTAAGCAATTCTTCTGGAAGCTCCGTTTCTACAAGAACAGTAAAGATCACTACAGGAAATATAATTGATCTTAGTACAGGACGGAATAATGATGGAACTCTTATGCCTGAGATTGGCGCAGTAGATAGCGACTGGACGTATACCAATCCCAGTGGCTTGACAAGCACGCCAGTCACACGCCATGCTAATGTATCGGGTTGGTCTTCTGCTTCTACGGGTGGAGTAGCAGGAATTACAAGATGGATTACGGGTAATAATGTGATGTATGGTGATCATTATTATGCAAGTAAAGAATTTGAAATACCAGAAGGTGTAACGACAGCTGTCTTAAATTTAAGAACCTTATCATTTGTCCGAAGTTGGACTTATCTGGTCAAGAAAAACACTAACGGAACAGAAAGCGAGACTTTGATTACAAATACGGTTTGGCAAAATGATGGTGCTAAAGGATGGTTAAACAGTAGAAATCCGGAAGTTATTAATTATCCTTTAGCTGCGGGTAAATACTTTATTAAAGTGAAAGTATTTACTAATAATTCAGACCAAAGACAAGCTACGGATACCAATGCTAATGTAAATTTTGGAAATGCTATTACAATATCTCCAATCGCAGAGTTTTCTGCCACACCGAATTCTGCATTTGTAGGAAATAATGTGCAATTTACAAATATGTCTCAGGGTACTCCTGCTTCTTTGTTGTGGAAATTTGAAGATGGAGCAAATATATTAACTTCAACTAATAATAATCCTGTTGTCGCTTTTTCTACCGTGGGAAGCCATTATGCAGAATTAAATGCTGATTACGGAAACAGCTTGCTTTCCTCATTAAGAATAAATAATTACATCCAAACCGTTACGCAGGATACACCTGTGGTTGCTGTTACGCAGCCTTCATGTAGTGTTCCTTCGGGAACAATTACGGTTACATCACCTACTTCGGGAGTAACATACAGTTTTGATAATGGAGTCACTTTTCAATCATCTAATATACTTTCAGGATTATCTTCTGGAACTTATTCAGTTCGAGTAAAGAATAGTGGAGGTGTCATTTCTCAATCAACAAATGCTGTAATTGATCCTGTGCTGAATGCTCCAGCCAATCCTGTACTAAGTATTACTCAGCCATCTTGTGCTGTAACTACGGGTACAATTACTGTTACCTCACCAAGTGCAGGTGTTGAATATAGTTTTGATGGTGGAGTAAATTTTCAGACTTCCAATACTAAAACGGGTGTTTCTACAGGAAATTATACTATTGTGGTCCGAAACAGTGCTGGTTGTACGTCATCCCTCAATGCTGTAATCAATACTACGGATTGTCGTGATTGGACGAAAGCTCCAAATAGTTATGTTTTTGATCCATCACAAAATAATGATGGCTTATATATTCCTGTAAAAAAAGCCTATGAAATGTGGAGGAAGGATGCGTTTTTAAGCACATCAGTACTTCCAAATGGAAGTGTTACGGCTGATGTTTTATGGGAAGATGAGCATGGCTTAATAAAATCTGGCACGAATTATAATTTAGAATTAGTTGATTCTGGAGATAATGCTAAGATTAAGGTACCTGTAAACAAATCAAAAAAAGGGAATGCAGTCGTTGCATTTCGTATTAATGGGGAAGTCTTTTGGTCTTGGCATGTTTGGGTAACTGATGATCCTTCTAATGGATCTACTTACAAAAGCTATACTGGTGTTAGAAGAGAAAAAAGCGATGGTACGCTAGAAGTTATTCCCGATGCAGAATGGGGATGGATGGATAGAAACCTTGGAGCGATTTCCAATTCTAATACTTCTGGAGAATGGAATAAAAATGGGGGGCTTCTATATCAATGGGGAAGAAAAGATCCTATTCCGTCTTTGGTTGACAGAGGAAATGACTTTTACGAAGTTTCAGGTTCTATTGGAAGGGTGCGTCATAGACAGGCGAAAAATTTCGATAACGCACAGAATTTTGATAACTTGAGGCAGTTTGTACCCGTTTCGAATGCTACCGTTGATAATAATATCAAACTTTCGGTAAAAAATCCTTTAAGTCTTATTTATGTTAATAAAGACGATAATTCGGGGCCTGCATATTATAATAACAATGCCAATCTTATGATCAACTGGTTTGGGAAAACTGCTACATTGCCTGATAGCAGACTTACCGAACTCAACTTATGGTCTGACAATTCTAAAGGAAAAGTTGCCGCAAATTATAATTTTTACAGTGCTAATACGCCTTACCGTAATAAATCATCTTTTGATCCATGTCCTAATGGATGGAGAATTCCTTCAATGTTAGTTTCAAATCTAGCTTCTGGTTCTTACGTTGATGATATTAGAGTTGATTATTCTCCTTTTGGGGTAAGAACTACATTGGGTAAAAATGCTTTCGAATCTAATGGTTATAATATAATTAAGCCTAATGATAATAATGTAGCTGCATTTATGACAGGATTTAAACTCTATCCAAATATAGGATTCGATTTGTCTAATGCTGGAGGATTTGATATGGGAGTTTTTCCTGGAACTGGCGGAATCGCAATTAATGCTCAGGGAGGGCAATATGCAGATCAACATCATATAGGTTTATGGACGGCCACGATGTCACGCCATTTTGATGCTACACCAGCTGTAGGGGCAAGGGCTCTTTTTATGGTTCCTGATAAAGGTCAACCAGATATTCCAGATTCTGGAAATCCTACGATTAAAGGCAGATATTGGTATGAGCCTCTAGCTGTAGGTAAAACCTCTGATGCGAATGGGTGCAGATGTATAAAAGATCCTTTGTATGCCGTGAATGATTATAATTTCCCGACAGAATATATAGCTTCTAATTCTGAGTATACTGTTGGATTAGATAATCCAAACACTTATCAGGTGGTGAAAGCTGCGGTGGCTTTTGTTGTAGAAATTCCGGTAAGTAAAGCTTTTTCTGTTCAGAGTCAGTTGCTTAATAATCCGGATATTTTAAATGCTTCTAATTTTAATGCTTTAAAAGTTAATGTTCTGTGGGCTACCAATACAAATTTGATTAATGCTGTAAATGTTATAAATCCTTCGCCGGGCTCATTAGCTGATTTAGTAAATTCTAAAATTGTTGTTAATGTAAATCCTAACCAAAGCGGAAATGCAGTGGTTACGCTGCATAATGGGAGTATTACAAATCCTGTTTATTGGTCGTGGCATATCTGGGTGACAGATACAGCGATAGGATCTAATGTTTATGCAACCGAAATACCTAATGCTACAGCGACTAATTATGTAAATTATGTTCCAAAAGGTGATGTTTTAAAAACAGAATTTATGGATAGAAATTTAGGAGCTATCGATGCCTTTCCTAGCGTTGTTAACCCTCTTACTCCTACAGCTGAGGAGTATGCAAAAATTAAAGTTTCTACAGGATTGCAGTATCAATGGGGACGAAAAGATCCTATTCCGTCATTCCAATATGCTGACAGATCTTCGTATGATATCTTTTTAGGAAATGCGAATTCAAATGGAGCAATAGCTTATACTACGCTTAATGCTACCACATACAACAATATGTCGGGAAGCTATATTGTTCCTTACAATACGTATACAAATACTTCAAATGCAAATATCTTAGCCAATGATAAAGTGAATGATAAGGTGGCTAAAGTACTTTCTTACTCGGTGAAAAACCCTTTGGTTTATATGATTCCGAGCTCTTTTGCACCGCGTAACAATGCGATTCCTAATTATACCAATGGAACAGACTGGCTGTTGGATGAGCCTAATGTAGCCAATGACCGATGGGGAAGAGGAGGTAAGAAATCTCCTTTCGACCCTTGTCCTGAAGGATGGAGAATACCAGACCTTACCGGAGTTGCCATTGTTTCTAATAAAGACTTTGGAATGTCACCGTGGTATAAAAAAGATAAAATGGTGGCGACGAGTTATAATTTAGTTACTGATTATTTAGGAACGCAGGTGAAAAATTCGGCGAATTCAAGTATAGGTTTTATGTTTAATAATCCGGCATATACAGTTGGTAATTATCCTAATGCACCTGCACGTGGAATTAGAAGTGTAACGGCGAATCAAACTCCTGTTGGTACTTACGGTGTGAATAGTTTTGAGTATTCCGGGGTTTGGACGGCAGCCATGAATTCTAATTATATTGGCAGACCGATCAATATTTTATTTGATGCAGCTTCATCAGCCAATCGTTTCATTGCTTTCCACGATAACAATGATCCGTATTTTGGAATGAGCTGTCGCTGTGTAAAGGTAAACTATAATCAAGACGGGTCAGAAGAAGGGCCTATTCCTGCAATTCCTGTAACGCCTGGAGCTGCAATGAAAGCCTCTAATGTTTTCAGCAAATCTGAAATTTCAGAAAAAGTAAAAGAAAATAAAATTGTTCTTTTTCCAAATCCTGTGAAAGATGTTCTTTACATCAAAGCTACTGAAAGCAAAGATTATTACTATCAGATTTATAATGCTTCCGGACAACTGGTAAAATCTGGTAAATTTGAAAATACACAAACGAGTGTTTCTTCATTGGTTCAAGGTGTTTACTTAGTAAGAATTAATAATTCTGAAGCCTTGGTTAAAATCATAAAAAAATAA
- a CDS encoding T9SS type A sorting domain-containing protein, with translation MNRKYFYSIAVAFCFFSADAQNLLESKKTFSNTEQTTLKLKTDALDNRISDQSNGIIQMAAAKDWMKAPNSYIFEPSQLNDGIYIPVKKAYAMWGGYEFLGYSSIPNGSITADVLWEDNHGLIKSDMDYALEILGSGENAKIKVPINKSKEGNAVVVFRVNGEIFWSWHIWVTDDPTNGSTYKSYTNVRREKSDGTLEVIPDAEWQWMDRNLGALSNSLTAGDWNKNQGLLYQWGRKDPIPSLVDRGNDFYEVSGSIGRVRHRQAKNFDNAQNFDNLRQFVPVSNASVDNNIKLSVKNPLSLIYVNKDDNSGPAYYNNNANLMINWFGKTATLPDSRLTELNLWSDNSKGKIVTNYNFHSANAPYRNKSSFDPCPNGWRIPSMLVSNLASNSYVDDIRIDYSPFGVRTALGKNSFEANRYHIIKPNDNNVSAFMTGFKLYPNIGFDLSNAGGFDMGVFPGTGGIAINAQGGQYTDQHHVGLWTATMVRHFDVTPAVGSRLLYMIPDKGQTDIPDSGNPTIKGRYWYTPTASVKTSDANGCRCIKDPLYALNNYDFPTEYITSNSEYTVGLDNPNTYQVVKAAVASIVEIPVSKAFSVQSQLLNNPDVLSASNFNDLKVNVLWATNANLINTVNVINPSPGSLADLANSKIVVNVNPNQSGNAVVTLHNGSITNPVYWSWHIWVTDTAIETNVYATETPNATATNYVNYVPKGDVLKTEFMDRNLGAIDAFPSVANPLTPTAEEYAKIKASTGLQYQWGRKDPIPSFQYTDRSSYDIFLGNANSNGAIAYTTLNATSYNNMSGNYIVPYNTYTNTSNANILANDKVNDKVAKVLSYSVKNPLVYMIPSSFAPRNNAIPNYTNGTDWLLDEPNVANDRWGRGGKKSPFDPCPEGWRIPDLTGVAIISNKDFGMSPWYKKDKNVTASYNLVTDYLGVQVKNSGNASVGFVFNNTADAMGNYPNAGSRGFRSVMAGQTPVGTYTMNNFQYPGVWTAAMNSNYIGRPINILFDAASITDRFIAFHDNNDPYFGMNCRCVKVNYNQDGLEEGPIPAIPVTPGAAMKASNVFSKSEISEKVKENKIVLFPNPVKDVLYIKATENKEYHYQIYNASGQLVKSGKFENTQTSVSSLVQGVYLVRINNSEALVKIIKK, from the coding sequence ATGAATAGAAAATACTTTTACAGTATTGCAGTGGCTTTCTGTTTCTTTTCTGCTGATGCTCAGAACCTTTTAGAATCAAAAAAAACGTTTTCTAATACTGAACAAACAACATTGAAATTAAAAACAGATGCTTTGGATAATCGAATTTCGGATCAAAGTAACGGAATTATCCAAATGGCAGCTGCGAAAGATTGGATGAAGGCTCCTAATAGCTATATTTTTGAACCTTCACAATTGAACGATGGAATCTATATTCCCGTAAAAAAGGCTTACGCCATGTGGGGTGGCTATGAATTCTTAGGCTACTCTAGTATTCCAAATGGAAGTATTACGGCTGATGTATTATGGGAAGATAATCATGGTTTAATTAAATCAGATATGGATTATGCTTTAGAGATTTTAGGCTCTGGAGAAAATGCTAAAATAAAAGTTCCGATAAACAAATCAAAAGAAGGGAATGCTGTTGTTGTTTTTAGAGTAAACGGAGAAATTTTTTGGTCATGGCATATTTGGGTTACCGATGATCCCACAAACGGATCTACTTATAAGAGCTATACCAATGTTAGAAGAGAAAAAAGCGATGGTACATTAGAAGTTATTCCTGATGCAGAATGGCAATGGATGGATAGGAACTTGGGTGCTCTAAGCAATTCCCTAACGGCAGGTGATTGGAATAAAAATCAGGGCCTTTTATATCAATGGGGAAGAAAAGATCCTATTCCGTCTTTGGTTGACAGAGGAAATGATTTTTACGAAGTTTCAGGTTCTATTGGAAGGGTGCGTCATAGACAGGCGAAAAATTTCGATAACGCACAGAATTTTGATAACTTGAGGCAGTTTGTGCCCGTTTCGAATGCTTCCGTTGATAATAATATCAAACTTTCGGTAAAAAATCCTTTAAGTCTTATTTATGTTAATAAAGATGATAATTCGGGGCCTGCATATTATAATAACAATGCCAATCTTATGATCAACTGGTTTGGGAAAACTGCTACATTGCCTGATAGTAGACTTACTGAACTCAACTTATGGTCAGATAATTCGAAAGGAAAAATTGTAACAAATTATAACTTTCATAGTGCTAATGCGCCTTACCGTAATAAATCATCTTTTGATCCATGTCCTAACGGATGGAGAATTCCTTCAATGTTAGTTTCAAATCTAGCCTCTAATTCTTATGTTGATGATATTAGAATTGATTATTCTCCGTTTGGAGTAAGAACTGCTTTAGGTAAAAACTCTTTCGAAGCTAATCGCTATCATATCATTAAACCTAATGATAATAATGTGTCTGCATTTATGACAGGATTTAAACTCTATCCAAATATAGGATTTGATTTGTCTAATGCTGGAGGATTTGATATGGGAGTTTTTCCTGGAACTGGCGGAATCGCAATTAATGCTCAGGGAGGGCAGTATACAGATCAACACCATGTAGGTTTATGGACGGCTACAATGGTACGTCATTTTGATGTGACTCCTGCAGTAGGATCACGATTATTGTATATGATTCCGGATAAAGGCCAAACTGATATCCCAGATTCTGGAAATCCTACGATTAAAGGAAGGTATTGGTATACGCCTACAGCTTCTGTAAAAACCTCAGATGCTAATGGGTGCAGATGTATAAAAGACCCTTTGTATGCCTTGAATAATTATGACTTTCCTACTGAATATATAACTTCTAATTCTGAGTATACTGTTGGGTTAGATAATCCAAACACTTATCAGGTTGTAAAAGCTGCGGTGGCTTCTATTGTAGAAATTCCGGTAAGTAAAGCTTTTTCTGTTCAGAGTCAGTTGCTTAATAATCCGGATGTTTTAAGTGCTTCTAATTTTAATGATTTAAAAGTTAATGTTCTGTGGGCGACTAATGCAAATTTGATTAATACTGTAAATGTTATTAATCCTTCGCCGGGTTCATTAGCTGACTTAGCAAATTCTAAAATTGTTGTTAATGTAAATCCTAACCAAAGCGGAAATGCAGTAGTTACACTGCATAATGGGAGTATTACAAATCCTGTTTATTGGTCGTGGCATATCTGGGTAACAGATACTGCAATAGAAACTAATGTTTATGCAACCGAAACGCCTAATGCTACAGCTACTAACTATGTAAATTATGTTCCAAAAGGAGATGTTTTAAAAACAGAATTTATGGATAGGAATTTAGGTGCAATCGATGCCTTTCCTAGCGTTGCTAATCCTCTGACCCCTACAGCTGAGGAGTATGCAAAAATTAAAGCTTCTACAGGATTGCAGTATCAATGGGGAAGAAAAGACCCTATTCCGTCATTTCAATATACCGATAGATCTTCGTATGATATATTTTTAGGAAATGCGAATTCAAATGGAGCGATAGCTTATACTACGCTTAATGCTACCTCATACAACAATATGTCAGGAAATTATATTGTTCCTTACAATACATATACAAATACTTCAAATGCAAATATCTTAGCCAATGATAAAGTGAATGATAAGGTGGCTAAAGTACTTTCTTACTCGGTGAAAAACCCTTTGGTTTATATGATTCCGAGCTCTTTTGCTCCTCGTAACAATGCGATTCCTAATTATACCAATGGAACAGACTGGCTGTTGGATGAGCCTAATGTAGCCAATGACCGATGGGGAAGAGGAGGTAAAAAATCTCCTTTCGACCCTTGCCCTGAAGGATGGAGAATACCAGACCTTACCGGAGTTGCCATTATTTCTAATAAAGACTTTGGAATGTCACCGTGGTACAAAAAAGATAAAAATGTCACCGCAAGCTATAATTTAGTTACTGATTATTTGGGAGTACAAGTGAAAAATTCCGGAAATGCAAGTGTTGGGTTTGTTTTCAATAATACTGCAGATGCAATGGGTAATTATCCAAATGCGGGGTCACGAGGTTTTAGAAGTGTGATGGCAGGTCAAACTCCTGTTGGAACTTATACGATGAATAATTTTCAGTATCCCGGGGTTTGGACAGCAGCCATGAATTCTAATTATATTGGCAGACCGATCAATATTTTATTTGATGCAGCTTCAATTACTGATCGTTTCATTGCTTTCCACGATAACAATGATCCGTATTTTGGGATGAACTGTCGCTGTGTAAAGGTAAACTATAATCAAGATGGGTTAGAAGAAGGGCCTATTCCTGCAATTCCTGTAACGCCAGGAGCTGCAATGAAAGCCTCAAATGTTTTCAGCAAATCTGAAATTTCAGAAAAAGTAAAAGAAAATAAAATTGTTCTTTTTCCAAATCCTGTGAAAGATGTTCTTTACATCAAAGCTACTGAAAACAAAGAGTATCATTATCAGATTTATAATGCTTCAGGACAACTGGTAAAATCTGGTAAATTTGAAAATACACAAACGAGTGTCTCTTCATTGGTTCAAGGCGTTTACTTAGTGAGGATTAATAATTCTGAAGCCTTGGTTAAAATCATAAAAAAATAA